From the genome of Jannaschia sp. S6380:
TGCGCCGTGGGATAGACCTCCCATCCCCCGGCGCGCGTGCATTTGATCGCGGCGGCACGATTGGCGAAATGGCTGGCGGCGTCCAGCCCCTGCCTGCGCCCGAGCGCCAGCGCGAATGCACCATGCCAGAGATCGCCGGCGCCCAGGGTATCGACGACCGCGACCTTGGGCGCGGGGATATGCGGCCCGCCCGCCCAGACCACACCGTCCGGCCCGTCGGTATAGGCCACCCGCCCCGGAAGCCGTCGCGCGGCATCGGCCAGCGCGGGCCCCAGCGCGTCGATCCCGGTGAAGTCGCGCAGACCGGGGGCCGAGAACACGACATGGCTGGCCAGCGCGGCGAGCGGTTCGGGCGTGTACTTCTCGCCGTCCAGCACGCCGGGTAGGTCGCGGTCGCGGGCCCCGCGCAGCACGGCCCCCGCCGCCTCGGGCCAGCGGCAGTCGGTCAGCGCCGCGTCGAAACCCGGGATCGGCGGGGGCGTCGTGGGCAGGTCCGCGCCCGGGAAGTTCACGATCATCCGCTCGCCCGCCGCATCGACCATCACCGAGGACAGCGGCGTGCGCCCGCCGCGCGCGAGGGCCGGCGTCACGCCCGCGTCCTCCAGCATCGCGGCCAGTTCGTCGCCGGTCGCATCGCGCCCCAGCCGCGCCATCAGCGTGACCTCGGCCCCCAGACGCGCGGCGCCGACGGCGGCGTTGGCCGCGCATCCACCGCCGATCCGGTCGAAGGCATGGCTGCGATGCTTGGCCCCGCCCGACGGCAGCGCGTCCATCCGGTGGACGTAATCCATCACCGCGATGCCGCAGACCAGAAGCCGCGTCATCGGTCCACCGGCAGGCCCGAGGGCACCGCGTCCGGCACGCCCAGGCGGCCGTACCGGCTTTCCCCACCCTCCAGCGCGCCGAGGAACGCGACCAGATCGGCCACCTCCGCCTCGGACAGGGCGACCGGTTCGATGTCTATCGCCGCCGCCACGCGCGCCATTTCCCGCGTGTCGGAGCGGATGACGAAATCCGTAGCCCCCAGCCAGTCGGCGTCGGGCAGGCGCGCGAGGTCCGGCGTCCATTCGGCCAGCCCCGCCACCGGGTCGGCGTGGTGCCGGACAATCCCCGCCAGCGTCGGATAGGCGCCGTTATGGCCCCAGGGCTCGGTCAGGGTAACGTTGCGCAGGCTCGGCGTGCGGAAACGATAGGCGTCGGCCAGATCGTCCGTCTCTGCCATGCGGCCCACGTCGCGCGGCATCGGATCGAAGCGCCGCGTCCGCCCCGGACCGACGGGCGGGATGGCCAGCGCATGGAACCCGTGATCGGTGAAGAGCGGCCCGGAATGGCACGACGCACAGTTGGCCCGCCCGAAGAACAGCACGCGCCCCCGCTCCTGCGCAGGCGCCAATGGCGTGCCGTCCAGATACGCGTCCCAGGGCGCGTCGAGCGAGCGCCATTCGGCGTTCATGAAATCCGCCAGCGCGATGGCGATATGGGTGATCTCCACCGCCTCGGGGCCGGGCAGATCGAAGGCCGCGACGAACATCTCGCCATATTCGGGAATCACCCGCACGCGCTTGGCCAGGATCGGCCAGGCCGCGTCGATCCGGTCGTGGATCGCGCCCGATATCTCGTTCTCGTCGGGGTTGCCCGCCATCTCGAACTGCGCGGTCAGCGGAAATATCGCCTGCACCGCCAGAAGGTTCGGCAAGCCGTCCGGCAGCCATTCCTCCGCCGGGCTATCATAGCCGTTGTCATATGCGTCCGACAGGCCGACGCGGCCATCATGGAAGAAGGTCGTGAACGCGGTCGCGCCGATGTTCCAGAGCCCCGGCGCGTTGCGGGGCACCCGCTTGCGGATCGCATCGCGCCCCGCCCCGGCATCGCGGCGGACGCCCACGCCGCGCCCGCCCTCGCCGATCCCGAGGCTCAGCGCGTCGGCCGAGAACGTGTCGTGGTGGTGGCACGTCCCGCAGGAGATGTTGCGGTTGCCCGACAGGATCGGGTCGTAGAACAGAAACTGCCCCAGCTTCGCACGTGCATCGTCGAACGGGTGGAACGTCACCTCTTCCGCCGGGGCGGGGCCGGCCGCTAGTGTCAGGCCGAGAAGGAGGATCGCATGCGCAAGTTTCACGCCGTGATCATGGCGGCTGCCGTGGCCATGTCCAGCCCCGCCGGCGCCGATATCGAGGTCGCCCGCGACCTGATGGAGGCCGGCGATTTCGTCGCCGCGCGCGAAGCGCTCTGGCCCGCCGCCCGGTCCGGCAACGCCGATGCGGAGGAGTTGATCGGCGTGATGTACGCGCTGGGTCTCGGCGTCGCGAAGGACGAGCGACGCGCCTTCGAATGGTACCTGCGCAGTGCGATGAAGGGCCATCCCGGCGCGCAATCCGGTGTCGGCTGGTACTACGAGGTCGGGCTCGGCATGCCGGCCCCCGACCTGGTACGCGCCTATATGTGGTACGTCCTGTCGACCATCGGCGGCGACCCCGACGCCGCCATCAGCCAGGAGGAGATCGCCCGCAAGATGACGCCCGGACAGATCGATGCCGCGCTGGAACTGGTCGAGGACTACAAGGCCTGGATGTACCCGTTCCGCTGATTGCAGGAACCCGGGTGCGGGCCGGCCGGTTGATGGGGCAACCACGCAGGATCCGCCATGACCCCCGCCAACATACTCGCCCGAACCGTGCAGGCGGCGCTCGCGCTGACCGTCGTCGGCGCGCTCATCGTCATGAAGTGGTATCTGGCCTTCGTGGCAGGCGCCGCGTTGGCGCTCAGCCTGGCGCCCGAGGCGGCGATGCAGCGGATGGGCGGGCGGATGCCGCGCAGCTTCTCGGCCGGGATCGTCCTGTTCCTCGCCGGGACGCTGGTGCTGGGCGAGGCGATGAACTTCTACGAGAAGCTCTGGTGGTGGGATCTGCTGCTGCATTTCGGCTCGGCCGTGGGTCTTGGCCTGCTGGCGTTCCTCATGGCCTTCATGGTGTTCGAGGGCGAACGCTATGCCGCGCCGCCCACCGCACTCGCGGTGATCGCCATCGCAGGCGCGCTGGCCATCGGTGCCCTGTGGGAGATCTTCGAGTACGGGATGGACACCACGTTCGGCATGAACATGCAGAAATCGGGCCTGGACGACACGATGCATGACCTGATCGTCGACGCGCTGGGCGCTGCGGCAGCGGGGGCGTTCGGTCGCATCTGGCTGACGCGGCGACACCGACAGGACCAGAATGGCCCGATGGACGAATTCGTGCGCCACAACCACGGCTGGATTCGCCGGATCCTGCGCGGGGACGGCCGGGCCTGAAACTAGGCTGGCGGGCCCGGGGCGACCTGGCTCGGCCGCCCCCGGCAAGGGGTCAGTTCATGTCGGTTTCGCGCCGGGCGTTCACGCTCTCTTCGGCCTCGGCGATGGCGGCACGGAAGTTCGCCAGCATCTCCTCGCCGCCATCGACGTTCTCGGCGAACCAGTCATAGACGGGCGAAGCCGCGTCCTGGAACGCCTGCTTCTGCTCGGGCGTGGGCACGTAGAGATCGCCGCCCCCGGCCACGAAATCCTCGTAGGCCTGGATGGACTTGCGCTTGGGGCTGGCGAAGGTCGCCTGCTGCAACTGCGCGAAGCCGTCGACGACGACACGCTTCAGGTCATCCGGCATGGACTGGAACGCCTCGTTGTTCATGATCCAGAGCGCGCCCATATAGGCATGGCCGTCCAGCGTC
Proteins encoded in this window:
- a CDS encoding tetratricopeptide repeat protein, whose protein sequence is MRKFHAVIMAAAVAMSSPAGADIEVARDLMEAGDFVAAREALWPAARSGNADAEELIGVMYALGLGVAKDERRAFEWYLRSAMKGHPGAQSGVGWYYEVGLGMPAPDLVRAYMWYVLSTIGGDPDAAISQEEIARKMTPGQIDAALELVEDYKAWMYPFR
- a CDS encoding cytochrome c peroxidase, with product MKLAHAILLLGLTLAAGPAPAEEVTFHPFDDARAKLGQFLFYDPILSGNRNISCGTCHHHDTFSADALSLGIGEGGRGVGVRRDAGAGRDAIRKRVPRNAPGLWNIGATAFTTFFHDGRVGLSDAYDNGYDSPAEEWLPDGLPNLLAVQAIFPLTAQFEMAGNPDENEISGAIHDRIDAAWPILAKRVRVIPEYGEMFVAAFDLPGPEAVEITHIAIALADFMNAEWRSLDAPWDAYLDGTPLAPAQERGRVLFFGRANCASCHSGPLFTDHGFHALAIPPVGPGRTRRFDPMPRDVGRMAETDDLADAYRFRTPSLRNVTLTEPWGHNGAYPTLAGIVRHHADPVAGLAEWTPDLARLPDADWLGATDFVIRSDTREMARVAAAIDIEPVALSEAEVADLVAFLGALEGGESRYGRLGVPDAVPSGLPVDR
- a CDS encoding PfkB family carbohydrate kinase gives rise to the protein MTRLLVCGIAVMDYVHRMDALPSGGAKHRSHAFDRIGGGCAANAAVGAARLGAEVTLMARLGRDATGDELAAMLEDAGVTPALARGGRTPLSSVMVDAAGERMIVNFPGADLPTTPPPIPGFDAALTDCRWPEAAGAVLRGARDRDLPGVLDGEKYTPEPLAALASHVVFSAPGLRDFTGIDALGPALADAARRLPGRVAYTDGPDGVVWAGGPHIPAPKVAVVDTLGAGDLWHGAFALALGRRQGLDAASHFANRAAAIKCTRAGGWEVYPTAHDLEERCP